The genomic region CGCGGCGACGGTGGAACGCTCGCGCGGGCGGTGGGAGAAGGCGTCGAAGTCGAACGCCCGCAGCGCGTTGAGGTGCGTGATCGCGTTGACCTCGTCGTCGGGGATGCCGGCCAGCGAGCGGGCCAGCTCCTCGGGGCTGTTCGGCCAGGTCGAGTCGCCGTGCGGGTAGTCGCACTCCCACATGATCGTGTGCAGGCCGACCCGCTCGCGCAGCACGAGACCGGCCGGGTCGTCGATGAAGCAGCTGTAGATCTGGTCGCGGAACAGCTCGCTGGGCAGCCGGTCGCCGAGCTCGGTGCCCGTCCACGCGCGGTGGTGGCGGTAGACGTAGTCGCAGCGCTCGAGGGTGTAGGGGATCCAGCCGATGCCGCCCTCGGACAGCGCGATCCGCAGGTCCGGGTAGCGGGGGAGCACGCCGGAGAACAGCAGGTCGGTCAGGGTCGACTGGGTGTTCATCGGGCTGAGCGCGATGGAGACCTCCATCGGCGCGTCCTCGGCGGTCACCGGCACCTGCGACGACGAGCCGATGTGCAGGCAGACGACGACGCCCGTCTCGGCGCAGGCCGCCCAGAACGGGTCCCAGGAGCGGCTGTGCAGGCTCGGCAGGCCGAGCTTCGCCGGGTTCTCCGAGAAGGTCACCGCGCGGCAGCCCTTCGCGGCGACCCGCCGGATCTCGGCGGCCATGAGCTCGGCGTCCCACAGCGGCATGACGGCCAGCGGGATGATCCGGCCGGGATGCGCGCCGGCCCACTCGTCGATGTGCCAGTCGTTGTAGGCGCGCACGACGGCGAGTCCGAGCTCGCGGTCGGCGGTGGCCCGGGTGAGGAACTGGCCGCAGAACTGGGCGAACGTCGGGAAGTTCAGGCTGGCCAGCACCCCGTTGACGTTCATGTCGCGGATGCGCTCGTCGATGTCGTGACACCCCGGCCGCATCTGGTCGAACCGGGTCGGGTCTAAGCCGTAGTCCTCGGGGCGAACGCCGGCGACCGCGTTGAGGCCGATGTTCGGGGTGATCTGCCCCTCGTAGGTCCAGATCTGGTTGCCGTCGGCGGTCTCGACGACGTGCGGCGCGCGGTCGCGGTAGCGGGCGGGGATGTGCGCGTCGAACATGGTGGGCGGCTCGACGACGTGGTCGTCGACGCTGACGAGGATGAGGTCACCGACATCCATGGGGCGCTCCTGTCAGGGGTGGCGGTTGGCGGTTGGCGGTTCGCGGCTGTCAGGCCGTGGCGGCGGGGGCGGGGCGGACGTGGGCCCCGCCGCTCAGGCGGTGGGGACGGTGACGCCGATGTTGTCGACCAGCGGGGTGGTGCCGAAGCGGACCGAGGCGAGCAGGCGGACCTCGCCGTCGCTCGGCCCGCCCTCCGCGGCCGGGTCGAGGGTGTCCAGCGGGCGCAGCGTCGCGGCCTCGACGGCGACGATGTAGTCCGGGTCGGCGACCGGGCGCAGCCGGGCCAGGGCGACCTCGGCCGCGGCGCGGGCGTCGCGTTCCCCGGCGGCGATCGCGTCGGCCGCGGCGGTCAGCGCGGCGTACAGCGCCGGCGCGGCGGCGCGCTGCTCGGGGGAGAGCTTGGTGTTGCGGCTGGAGATCGCCACCCCGTCGGGCTCCCGGCGGGTGGGGCAGCCGATGACCCGCGACGGCAGGTGCAGGTCCTCGGCCATCCGCTGGAACATCACCAGCTGCTGCCAGTCCTTCTCGCCGAAGAACGTCAGGCAGGGCCCCGCGATGTTGAGCAGGGTCGCGACCATCGTGACGAGCAGCTCCATGTGCTCGCCCTCGGGCATGCCGGTCAGGTGCCGCAGCATCCCCGGCATGGCCATGAAGGTGTTCGAGGGCCGCTGGTAGAGGTCGTCGCGCATCGGGATGTAGAAGATGTCGACGCCGGCCGCCTCGAACAGCGCCTGGTCGTGGGCGAGGTCGCGGTTGTAGGCCTGCACGCCGCCGGAGGCCCACTCCAGCTTCAGCGCCCCGTTCCAGAACACCGCGACGACGTCGCACTCCTTCTTCGCCTGTTCGACCAGGGAGATGTGCCCGGCGTGGGTGCCGCCGCTGGTGCCGACCATGGCGACCCGTCGCCCGGCCGCCCGCTCGGCGTCGAGCAGCTCGCGGACCTCGGCATGCTTCTCAGTCGTGATCATGACGCGCTCCAGGGTCGAGGATCATCGCCGCGCTCTTCCGGGGAAAAGGGGCGGGGAAAGATGGTGAGGGGATGTGATGACACTCACGGATCGCTGTCGCCGTGTCAAAGTGCCGTTCAGATTACTGAACAACTGTTCAGTCGACGGACGCGACTGAGCCACCGCGTCGCGACTGCTCGCGAACGCGGTGGCTCAGGTAGGCAGGAAGGGTTGTGTAGCGGGGTTGTGTAGCGGGGCTGTGCAGGCCGGGTGGCTAGGGCCGGTTCTTGTCGGCCGGCAGGATGGCGGGGGCGTTGCGCCAGTCGTCCAGGCCGTACTCGGCGGTGCCGACGTACACCTTGCCGCCGGAGACCTCGCTCCAGTGCGCGTGGTTGAGCTGGTGCAGGGTGAAGGCGGCGTCGAGCGCCGAGCTGAAGCCCATCGCGTCCTGCGCCTGGTTGACCGACTCCTTGACCAGCAGCGCCGCCATCGTCGGGACCTTCGCGATCCGGGCGGCGAACTCCACCGTGCGCTCGGAGACGTCGGCGACGGGGAAGACCTTGCTCACCATGCCCAGCGCGTGGGCCTCGTCGGCGCCGAGGGAGTCGCCGGTGAGCAGCAGCTCCTTGGCCTTGCGCGGGCCGAATTCCCACGGGTGGGCGAAGTACTCCACCCCGCACATGCCCAGGCGGGTGCCGACGACGTCGGCGAACACGGTGTTGTCCGCGGCCACGATCAGGTCGCAGCACCAGGCCAGCATCAGCCCGGCGGACAGCACGTTGCCGTGCACCTGGGCGATGGTGATCTTGCGCAGGTTCCGCCAGCGCTTCGTGTTCTCGTAGTAGTAGTGCCACTCCTGGCGGGTGCGGTTCTCCGCGCCGCCGTAGGAGGCGCCGTTGCACAGGAAGGTGGGATGCAGGTCGGGGCCGTCCGGGTCGCGCTCGGCGATGCTTTCGGGGGTGCCGAGGTCGTGGCCCGCGGAGAACGACGCCCCGGCGCCGCGCAGGATCACCACGCGCACGCCGTCGTCGGCCTCCGCCCGGGCGAACGCCTCCCCGAGCTCGACGAGCAGGCCCCGGTTCTGGGCGTTGCGCGCCTTCGGCCGGTTGAGGGTGATCCGCGCGATCCGGCCCTCACCGAGCGTGTCGTAGTCGATGTAGCGGTAGCTCACGCGGACACCTCTCGCGGCACCTCGTGCGGCGCGGCCGCCAGCCGGGCACGCAGCGCCTTCTTGTCGATCTTTCCGGTCGGCAGGACGGGTAGTGCGTCGACGACCACCGCGGACCGCGGTGACTTGTAGCGGGCGATCCGGGTGGCCACGTGCTCGCGCAGCTCGCCCGAGGTGAGCGTGGCGCCGGGGGCGAGGACGACGACGGCGCACACGGCCTCGCCCCAGCGCTCGTCGGGCACGCCGACCACGGCGCACTGCACGACGGCGGGGTGGGTGAGCACGGCGTCCTCGACCTCGAGGGAGTAGATGTTCTCCCCGCCGCTGATGATGACGTCCTTCTTGCGGTCGACCAGGTGCAGCAGACCCTCCTCGTCGAACACGCCGACGTCGCCGGTGTGGCACCAGCCCTCGGCCAGGGTCACGCCGGTGGTCGCCGAGTCGTTCCAGTACCCGCGGAACATCGCCGGCGAGGCCACCACGATCTCGCCGGGCACGCCCGGCGGGCACTGCGCCCCGTCGTCGTCGAGGATGCGGATCTCGGTGTCCGGGTAGGGGAAGCCGACGGAGGTGAGCCGGCGGTCGCGCTCGGGCCCGGAGCCGCGGTGCAGTTCGCGGGGCAGCCCGGAGGTGATCACCTCGGTCTGGCCGTACAGGTTGAGGAAGCCGGTGTCCGGCATCGCGGCGAGCGCCGCGGCCAGCGTCGGCGCCGTGATGGGCGCGGCCGAGTAGACGATGGAGCGCACCCCGCGCAGCGCCGCCACCGGCGCCGGGTCGGCCACCCCCGGGCCCGCCCCGGCCTCGGTCAGCACCGCCTGCAGCATGCTCGGCGCCAGGTGCAGCACCGTGATCCCCTCGGCCGGCACCGTGGCCAGCAGCGCCGCCGGCTCGAACTGCCGGTGCAGCACCGCGGTCCCGCCGCGGGCGTGCAGGCCGAAGGCCATCGCCATCGCGCCGATGTGGAACAGCGGCATCACCAGCAGGATCCGGTCATCGCTGCCCGTGCGCATCTCGACGTTCATCGTCTGGCCGACGCGGAACATCTCCCGCTGGCCCATGATGCAGCCCTTCGGCCGGCCGGTGGTGCCGCTGGTGTAGATCAGGCAGGCGATGTCGTCGGGCCGGGCGGCGAACGGCAGCGCGTCGCCGAGCGCGGCGTCGCGGAACTCCGCCAGCCCCACGACCTCGCCGCCCGCGCCGTCCGCGGCCACGCTCGCGCCGTTCACGCCGGCGCCGTTCACGTTCGTGCCGTTCACGCCGGCGCCGTCCGGGTCCGCGGCCGGGTCGTCGAGACGGACGACCAGTTCGAGGCCGAGCTCCGCGCGCAGCGCCGTCACCATCGGCAGGAACTCGGCGTCGACGAAGATCGCCCGAGGCTTCGCGTCGGTGAGGATGCGGGCGATCTCGGGCGCCGCGAGGCGGAAGTTGACGGTTGCGATGACGAGGCCGCTGAGCTGCCCGGCCGCCAGTACCTCACCGAAGGCGATGCTGTTGCGACCGAGCAGGGCCACCCGGTCCTGGCGGCGCAGGCCGGCTCGGGCGAGGGCCGCCGCGATCGCCGTCGCGCGACGCAGCAGCTCACGGTGGGTGACGCTGCGCCCCTCGTACAGGTAGGCGGGAACGTCGCCGAACCGCTCCGCATTGCGGCGCAGGATGTCGGCGAGGCAGGGATCCGGGATGTGTTTCGTCGGCACGGGCTACTCCGTCGAAGCTCCGAGCGTTAATGTTTGACGATGATGTCAAACAACGACACCGCGGGCAAGCGCCCCCCGCGGCCGATCGACCCCCGGACCAGCGCGGTCGTCCTGGTGGAGTGCCAGAACGGGGTGCTCGGCCCGGACTCCATGCTGCCGTCGCTCGCGGCCGACTCGGCCGACATCCGCGACGGCCTGCGCCGGCTGGTCACCGCCGCGCGGTCCGCCGGAGTGCTCGTCGTGCATGCCACGTTCGAGGGCTGGCTGGGGTCCACCGACCCCGGGACCGCGCCGCTGTGGCGGACCGCCGCCCAGAGCAGCAAGGACTGGGGCCCCGGCCACCCGGCCACCCAGGTCGTGCCCGACCTGCTCGACCCCACAGACCTGATCATCCCGCGCCACCACGGCCTGTCGCCGACCTGGGGCAGCGAGCTGCTGCCGATCCTGCGCGGGCACCGGGTGAACACGGTCGTCTTCGCCGGCGTCTCGCTCAACGTCGCGATCCCGCTCGCGGTGGGGCAGACCGTGCACGAGGGCTTCCACGTCATCGTCACGCGCGACGCGGCCGCGTCGACCCCGGCCGAGTACGGCCAGCACATCCTGGCGAACACGATCGCCATGCTCGCCCGCGTCACCACGGTCGACGACCTCGCCGCCGCCTGGGCCGCCGCCACCGCGACCGTCTGAGCTGCCGAGCCGTCTGAGCTGCCGAGCCGTCTGAGCTGCCGAGCCGTCTGACGCCGCGAGGCAGCCTGAGCCGAGTTCGCGACAAGTGTTGGCGGAAGTGTCAAGTTTGGCTAGGGTCAGGCGGAGCTCGATGGCCGCGGTGCTGGGCCCGTGACGGTCCGCCGAGCGTCCTCGCGTACCCGCACCGAACGTGACCGCACCGCCGGACCGGCCGTGGTCCCCGCGGCCGATCCGGCTCCCCTTCCCGGAGGCGCCCCATGAGCACCAGCACCGAGTCGACGGCGAGCGGCGTCCCGGCGGCGTCGCCGTCCGCCCGCCCTGCCCCCTCTGCCAGCCCGGCCCCCTCTGCCCGCCCGGCCCCCTCTGCCAGCCCGGCCCACCATGCCCACGCCGTGCTGCACTGCAACCTCAACACCGTCGACGTCGACCGCTCCGCCGCCTTCCACCTGTCGCTGTTCGGCGGCGAGCCGCGGATGCGCTCGATCAGCACCGACGGCGACACCGCCACCATGGGCCTGGGCGCCGGCACCGCCAGCGTCACCACGTTCCTCTACGACCTGCGCGGCCCGCGCTCGGCCCCCGCCGTCGAGCTGGTCGGCTGGACCACGCCGCACACCGTGCCCGCCACCGCCGACCAGCGGCCCACCGGGTTCACGGCGCTGGGCTACCGCGTCGAGTCCCTGCGCATCGTCACCGCGCGCCTGGAGGCCACCGGCGTCGCGTTCACACCGGTGCCCGAGGGACTGGCGGTCCGCGGCGCCGTTCGCCCGGCGTTGCGGCTGACCGACCCCGACGGAGCCGTCATCGAGGTCGTCGAGATCCCCGCCGCCCCCGGCGATCCGCGCCGGCTGCCGCTGCTGTCCCACGAGCGGATGCGCTGCACCGACCTCGAACGCACCCTCGCCTGGTACACCGGGATCGGCTGGACGGTGCGTGACCGTGGCGAGAGCCCGACCGGACCGACCGCGTCGCTGGTCCTGCCCGAGGACCCGACGTTCTCCCTGGAGTTCGTCCAGCAGCCCGCGCCCGCCGGGGCCACGGCGACGCCGCCGGCCAACGTCCAGGGCCTCTACCGGATCGCGCTCGCCGTGGAGGACGTCCGCGAGGCGCACGCCTCGCTCGTCGCCGACGGCGCGATCGGCGACGTCGACGACCCGGTCGTCATGCCGATGCCGGACACGCCGACCGGCGGCTTCACGGTGCTGTTCCTGCACGACCCGGACGGTGCCGTCGTCGAGTTCGTCGACCGTCCCCGCTCG from Frankia alni ACN14a harbors:
- a CDS encoding amidohydrolase family protein, whose product is MDVGDLILVSVDDHVVEPPTMFDAHIPARYRDRAPHVVETADGNQIWTYEGQITPNIGLNAVAGVRPEDYGLDPTRFDQMRPGCHDIDERIRDMNVNGVLASLNFPTFAQFCGQFLTRATADRELGLAVVRAYNDWHIDEWAGAHPGRIIPLAVMPLWDAELMAAEIRRVAAKGCRAVTFSENPAKLGLPSLHSRSWDPFWAACAETGVVVCLHIGSSSQVPVTAEDAPMEVSIALSPMNTQSTLTDLLFSGVLPRYPDLRIALSEGGIGWIPYTLERCDYVYRHHRAWTGTELGDRLPSELFRDQIYSCFIDDPAGLVLRERVGLHTIMWECDYPHGDSTWPNSPEELARSLAGIPDDEVNAITHLNALRAFDFDAFSHRPRERSTVAALRAEGADVDLTLRHILREHRGSTPGELAAIAVQAAGRG
- a CDS encoding pantoate--beta-alanine ligase, whose amino-acid sequence is MITTEKHAEVRELLDAERAAGRRVAMVGTSGGTHAGHISLVEQAKKECDVVAVFWNGALKLEWASGGVQAYNRDLAHDQALFEAAGVDIFYIPMRDDLYQRPSNTFMAMPGMLRHLTGMPEGEHMELLVTMVATLLNIAGPCLTFFGEKDWQQLVMFQRMAEDLHLPSRVIGCPTRREPDGVAISSRNTKLSPEQRAAAPALYAALTAAADAIAAGERDARAAAEVALARLRPVADPDYIVAVEAATLRPLDTLDPAAEGGPSDGEVRLLASVRFGTTPLVDNIGVTVPTA
- a CDS encoding AMP-binding protein encodes the protein MPTKHIPDPCLADILRRNAERFGDVPAYLYEGRSVTHRELLRRATAIAAALARAGLRRQDRVALLGRNSIAFGEVLAAGQLSGLVIATVNFRLAAPEIARILTDAKPRAIFVDAEFLPMVTALRAELGLELVVRLDDPAADPDGAGVNGTNVNGAGVNGASVAADGAGGEVVGLAEFRDAALGDALPFAARPDDIACLIYTSGTTGRPKGCIMGQREMFRVGQTMNVEMRTGSDDRILLVMPLFHIGAMAMAFGLHARGGTAVLHRQFEPAALLATVPAEGITVLHLAPSMLQAVLTEAGAGPGVADPAPVAALRGVRSIVYSAAPITAPTLAAALAAMPDTGFLNLYGQTEVITSGLPRELHRGSGPERDRRLTSVGFPYPDTEIRILDDDGAQCPPGVPGEIVVASPAMFRGYWNDSATTGVTLAEGWCHTGDVGVFDEEGLLHLVDRKKDVIISGGENIYSLEVEDAVLTHPAVVQCAVVGVPDERWGEAVCAVVVLAPGATLTSGELREHVATRIARYKSPRSAVVVDALPVLPTGKIDKKALRARLAAAPHEVPREVSA
- a CDS encoding cysteine hydrolase, producing MMSNNDTAGKRPPRPIDPRTSAVVLVECQNGVLGPDSMLPSLAADSADIRDGLRRLVTAARSAGVLVVHATFEGWLGSTDPGTAPLWRTAAQSSKDWGPGHPATQVVPDLLDPTDLIIPRHHGLSPTWGSELLPILRGHRVNTVVFAGVSLNVAIPLAVGQTVHEGFHVIVTRDAAASTPAEYGQHILANTIAMLARVTTVDDLAAAWAAATATV
- a CDS encoding VOC family protein, with the translated sequence MSTSTESTASGVPAASPSARPAPSASPAPSARPAPSASPAHHAHAVLHCNLNTVDVDRSAAFHLSLFGGEPRMRSISTDGDTATMGLGAGTASVTTFLYDLRGPRSAPAVELVGWTTPHTVPATADQRPTGFTALGYRVESLRIVTARLEATGVAFTPVPEGLAVRGAVRPALRLTDPDGAVIEVVEIPAAPGDPRRLPLLSHERMRCTDLERTLAWYTGIGWTVRDRGESPTGPTASLVLPEDPTFSLEFVQQPAPAGATATPPANVQGLYRIALAVEDVREAHASLVADGAIGDVDDPVVMPMPDTPTGGFTVLFLHDPDGAVVEFVDRPRSAVRRPTEPA